Proteins encoded in a region of the Neodiprion lecontei isolate iyNeoLeco1 chromosome 5, iyNeoLeco1.1, whole genome shotgun sequence genome:
- the LOC124294713 gene encoding uncharacterized protein LOC124294713: MSTCVFCKTKQSKYCGRSFHKFPVKDVLRLQQWLKEMKRKDWKPNRNSTLCSAHFTNDCFDRTGFLITLKKNSVPTIFDNPKSECSSCHRLREYGRGYSFFKFPLDEPDIMEQWIANINIGPWSPSSDSFLCSDHFELSCFQKKSKNYITLRKGSIPMLFAPL; this comes from the exons ATGAGTACCTgcgttttttgcaaaacaaagcAATCAAAATATTGTGGGCGATCATTTCACAA ATTTCCCGTGAAAGATGTGTTGCGCCTTCAGCAGTggttaaaagaaatgaagaggaaGGACTGGAAGCCAAACCGAAATAGCACATTGTGTTCGGCTCATTTTACAAATGACTGCTTTGATAGGACAGGATTCctaattacattgaaaaagaacAGTGTACCAACTATATTTGACAACCCAAAATCAGAGTGTTCATCTTGTCACCGATTAAGGGAATATGGACGTGGCTATTCATTCTTCAA GTTCCCATTGGATGAACCTGATATTATGGAGCAGTGGATcgcaaatataaacattgGTCCGTGGTCTCCATCAAGTGATAGCTTTCTGTGTTCCGACCACTTTGAACTCTCTTGCTttcagaagaaaagtaaaaattatataactttACGAAAAGGCAGTATCCCAATGTTATTTG CTCCACTTTGA